The Rhizobium sp. BT03 genome has a window encoding:
- a CDS encoding adenine phosphoribosyltransferase yields MDNTTSELAASIRSIPDYPKPGIIFRDITTLLGNPRAFRRAVDELVQPYAGTKIDKIAGMEARGFILGGAVAHQLSSGFVPIRKKGKLPHDTVRIAYSLEYGVDEMEMHRDAVQPGEKVILVDDLIATGGTAVGATKLLRQIGAEVVGACFVIDLPDLGGRKKLEELGVVVHTLVEFSGH; encoded by the coding sequence ATGGACAATACGACTTCCGAGCTTGCAGCCAGCATCCGCTCCATTCCTGACTATCCCAAGCCCGGTATCATTTTCCGCGACATCACCACGTTGCTCGGCAACCCGCGCGCTTTCCGCCGGGCGGTCGATGAACTCGTGCAGCCCTATGCCGGCACGAAGATCGACAAGATCGCCGGCATGGAGGCGCGCGGCTTCATCCTCGGCGGCGCGGTGGCGCACCAGCTTTCCTCGGGCTTTGTGCCGATCCGCAAGAAGGGCAAGCTGCCGCACGATACCGTGCGCATCGCCTACAGCCTGGAATATGGCGTCGACGAGATGGAGATGCATCGCGATGCGGTGCAACCCGGCGAAAAGGTGATCCTGGTCGATGACCTGATCGCTACCGGCGGTACGGCCGTGGGCGCGACCAAGCTGCTGCGCCAGATCGGCGCTGAGGTGGTCGGCGCCTGCTTCGTTATCGATCTGCCGGACCTTGGCGGCCGCAAGAAGCTGGAAGAACTCGGCGTCGTCGTACACACGCTGGTCGAATTCTCCGGCCACTGA
- a CDS encoding MaoC family dehydratase: MAAEKLSFEDFEPGRRFALGPKLVLAEEIIEFAREFDPQPMHLDEAAGRASILGGLAASGWHTSAMLMRMMADSYILNALCEGAPGIDLMEWRKPVLSGDTLQGHSTVLEARPMRSRPGMGIAKFRHELENQRGELVCLSENSVMIRMRSVPGIGTSPEVLV, from the coding sequence ATGGCGGCAGAAAAGCTTTCCTTTGAGGATTTCGAGCCCGGCCGCCGCTTCGCACTCGGCCCGAAGCTGGTGCTCGCCGAGGAAATCATCGAATTTGCACGGGAATTCGACCCGCAGCCAATGCATCTCGACGAGGCCGCCGGCCGCGCCAGCATTCTGGGCGGCCTCGCCGCTTCCGGCTGGCATACGTCCGCGATGCTCATGCGCATGATGGCCGACAGCTACATCCTGAACGCGCTCTGCGAGGGTGCGCCCGGCATCGATCTGATGGAATGGCGAAAGCCGGTGCTTTCAGGCGATACATTGCAGGGTCACTCGACCGTGCTTGAAGCCCGGCCGATGCGCTCGCGCCCCGGCATGGGAATCGCCAAGTTCCGCCACGAGCTGGAAAATCAGCGCGGCGAGCTCGTCTGTCTCTCGGAAAATTCGGTCATGATCCGCATGCGCTCCGTGCCGGGGATCGGCACGAGCCCGGAGGTATTGGTATGA
- a CDS encoding MaoC family dehydratase, whose amino-acid sequence MRMSELYAVGEKAEIGSYTFTEENILRFAKRYDPQRFHVDKEAAKDTLFGGLCASGWHTTAAWMRTFLAFWKNQSVALAQRGLKAPNLGPSPGFQKLQWLRPIFPGDVVTYSVALLSSRPLASRPGWHLNTILCEGVNQNGEPVMRFESGVLEFD is encoded by the coding sequence ATGAGAATGTCCGAGCTTTACGCCGTCGGCGAGAAGGCCGAGATCGGCAGCTACACCTTCACCGAGGAAAACATCCTTCGCTTCGCCAAGCGCTACGATCCGCAGCGTTTTCATGTCGACAAGGAAGCCGCCAAGGACACACTCTTCGGCGGCCTTTGCGCGTCGGGCTGGCACACCACTGCCGCCTGGATGCGGACCTTCCTCGCCTTCTGGAAAAACCAGAGCGTCGCCCTCGCCCAAAGGGGCCTGAAGGCGCCGAACCTCGGCCCTTCGCCGGGCTTCCAGAAACTGCAATGGCTGCGGCCGATCTTCCCGGGCGACGTCGTGACCTATTCGGTCGCCCTCCTTTCCAGCCGGCCGCTCGCGTCACGGCCGGGCTGGCACCTCAACACCATCCTCTGCGAGGGCGTCAATCAGAACGGCGAACCCGTCATGCGCTTCGAAAGCGGCGTCTTGGAATTCGACTGA